The nucleotide sequence GCACTGGTTGTGTTGATGCGAGGCGGCAGTTCCAGTAAAAATCGGATCGACGTCGAGCGTGGTGGGCCAGGTCCCCTGACCTGAGTGCGCGCGGCCCGCGCACGGCGACATCGCCGCAAGCGCAGGACGCGCGACCGGGATTCTCGCCCGGGACTGGCGCAAGGCTCACGCAAGGCTGAAGCAAGCCTGAAGCAAGGCTGATGGTGGAAGGGTTCCCTCCCGCGCGTTGCTCCGGCGAAGGAGGCGTGGAGCGGATGCGGAGGTGGTGGTGTTGGAAGCCGAGGAGTCGTGCCGCCTGCTCTACGTGGGAGACGACGGCGACGTCTACCAGTCCAGTCTCAAGGGGAGAACGCGCAAGCTGACGTGGGGATGGAACGAGCTTTCGAGCTCGGACCGCCTCCATTACGTCTGGCCTTCGTACTCTCCGGACGGCTCCCAGATCGCGTGCTTCGGCGTTCGCTCCGGCGCCGTGCCTGAAGCCAGCCTTTACACCGTCGCCAACGACGGCATCCGCATGAGCGAGCTGTGGCGCATGACCGAGGCCGCGGCGCCGGTCTGCGAGAGCTGGTCGCCCGACTCGCGGTCGATCGCCATCCTGCTCCAGGGTCATGACGAGCTGCAACTCGAGGTCGCGAGCGTCGACCGGCCGGGCCGCACCACGCTCGTCGACCGCGGCGCGCCACTGTTCTGGTCGTGGTCGCCGCGCGCCGGCCACCTGGCGGTGCACACCGGCGGCAGCTCGAGCATCTACGAGGATGCGCGGCTTTCGGTGTTCGAGGTCGGCGCCAAGTGCACGAAGCTCGTCGAGCTCGTGCCCGGAGAATTCCGCACGCCGACGTGGTCTCCCGACGGCTCACGCCTTGCCTATGTCGACGCGAGCGATCCGAGCGGCGAGTTTCTGTCGCTGTATCACCTGGACGACGGCCGCATCGACGTGAAGCTGCAGGTCCACGGCCAGACCGCGATGCTGTGGTCTCCCGACGGGACGACCCTGGCGCTCTCGGAAGCGCTCGGCGACTCCCCGCACGTCTACTCGGGAATCACTCTGGTCGACGTGGCCAGCGGCGGGGTGCGGCGAATCGAGGACGACGAGGTCGTCAGCTTCTTCTGGACGCCGTGCTCGCGGCGCATCGTCGCGATGGCATTCGACGGCGACAGCGGAATGGCGTGGTCGGTGCTCGACACCGACGGCAAGCGCAAGAGCCGGCTCGGCTCGAGCTTCTATCCGAGTCGCGAGCTCGTCTACTTTTCGTGGTTCTTCGACCAGTTCGCGGTCTCGCACCCGCCGATCTCCGCTGACGGCGCGAGCCTGGTGTTCGCAGGGCACATCGGCGTGCCGGGCGGCGCCCCGATCGCGTCGCGCGCGCAAAGCAACGTCTACGTGGCCTCGCTCGCAGGCGACGGCGCCGTCGAGCGTGTCGCGTCCGGGCACTTCGCATGCTGGGACGCGCAGCTTCGCGCAACGGCGGTGTGAGAGGATCGCGTCCCCTCCTCGTTCTTCCGCACCTGATCAGCCTGCTGCGGCCTGCGATCGGTATCGCCGTTCTGACCATTTTCGGTGATGTGACAAAATCCACAGCCGTCCCCGTCCTCGTCGCGGCGGCGTGCGCAAGCGACTGGCTCGACGGGCGGATCGCGCGAAGGCTCGGTCTCGAGACTGCGACGGGCCGCATTCTCGACAACCTCTGCGACTTTGCGTTCCTGCTGTGCATGTTCGCGTTCTTTGCGCGCGTGGGGCTGTGGAGCCCGCCGGTGTGGGGGCGCCTGGTGCGCCAGTGGGCGGGTGCGAACCGGCTGCCGGCGTACGCGCTCCTCACGTCGTTCGGGATTTATTTCGTTCGCCTCATGGCGGACCTCGCGCGGGGCCGGGAGCCGCGCCGCACCTCCCGGGGACACGCGGCGGGCATCGCGAACTACGGGCTGGTGCTGGCCGGCGCGGCCCAGATGCTGCCCGGCGTCGATCTCGGGCCCTGGCTTCTCGAGGCCGCGATGGTGGTCGTGGCGATCATGAATTTCGCGGCGGTGGGCGAAAACATCCTTTTGCTGGCCGATTGAGGCCCGGCCTCGCCGCCGCGAAAGGCGCGATGTTCCACCGCCACGCGCGCAGGCTTAGAATGGCTCCGTGAAAGTGCATCGGAATCCACGGCGCGTGCGCGCCTTGCGCTGGAATCCACGGCGCGTGCGCGCCTTCCATTGGAACCCGCGGCGCGTGCGCGCCTTCGTGGCGGGGCTCGTTTTCGCGAGCTGCACGCCGGTGTCCCAGTCCTACCAGGTCCACAGCGCCGACATCGGCTGCGACGAAGCGAACCGCTACGTCTACAAGGCCGTCGAAGACATGCACATGAAGGTCACGTCGTTCAACCAGGCGCATCCCGGGCAGCCGGGGCACCTGACGGCCGTGGGACGCGACCGCAGCGGCAGCGTCGACATCCGGTGCAACGACAGCGGTGTCGAGATCAAGCCGAACCAGACGTCGTTCGGCGACAAGACGTTCGAGCGCGGGATCTTTCTTTCGGTCACGGGCAGAAGCGGCCTCAAGATCGACCAGGGCGAAGTCACGGGCCGCGAAAAGCCGGCCGGCGATCTCGCGCAGGCGGTCGCCGAAGGCACGCCGGCGCCGAGCGGCAGCGTCCTGGTCGACGTGCAGCCCCAGCGCGGCTTCGAGTCGGTGCTGGACTTCGACGCGGATCTTTCGGCGGCGGGGATCCTTCCGATCCGGTTCACGATCCGCAACGGATCCAAGCGCTCGTATTCGCTGACGCTCGAAGGCATCAGCGTGCGATTGAAGGACTCCGAGGCGGTCGCGACGCGAATGTCGTCGGCCGATGCCGCGGCAAAGCTCTCCGCCAAGGCGGGCTCGGGCGGCAAGCAGACCGACGTCGGAAACGTCGAGTCGGCAAAGAAGATCCTCGCCGAAAAGGAGCTGAAACCCGCGAAGCTGACGCCGGGCGCGTCGGCAACGGGATATCTGTACTATCCGGTGGCCGACTACGATCGCGCGAAGATCCAGATGATGGACATCGCAGCCGAAGAAGCGGAAACCTTTCTCGTCGAGTTCTGACGGTCCATCCGTCAAGCCGCTCCTGCTGCATTGAGAACCACGCTTCACAGGCTCCTGGCTGGCCGCGGCGGCACGGCGACGGCCGCCGAGATGCTCGACGTCGTCTTCGACGGACGCGGGCGCGACTCCGCGTTCGGTCGCCATTTCCTCGCCGCGCTTCTCGCCGACGACCCGCGCTTCCAGGAAGACGACGGCCTGTGGCGCCTGGTCGAGGAGCACGTGCTCGATGCGGCGCTGGCATCGGCGCCGTTCGTCGTCGTCGACCTCGAAACCACCGGTCATCGCCCTGACGACGGCGGCGTCACCGAGATCGGTGCGATCCGCCTCGAGGGTCTTCGCGAAGTCGGGCGCTTCGAGACGCTGGTGCATCCGGGCCGTCCCATCCCGAGCTTCGTCACCAAGCTGACGGGAATCTCCGACGCGATGGTCGCCGGCGCACCGCCGCTTTCCGACGTGATCGGTCGCTTCGCGGATTTCGCCGACGGCGCCGTGCTGGTCGCGCACAATGCCGCATTCGACGCGCGTCTTCTCGATCGCGCGTGCCGCAAGTGGCTTTCGCGTCCGCTCGGGCTTCCGGCAGTGTGCACCGTCAAGCTCGCGCAGAGGCTGATGCCCGAGCAGAAGCGCACGTCGCTCGAAGCGCTGTCCGAGCATTTCGGATTCGCGTCGGGGACACGGCACCGCGCGATGGCCGATGCCGAGCGCACGGTCGACCTTCTCGCGCGTTTCGTCCCGATGCTGCAGGAGCGCGGCGCTTCGCGCGTGCAGCACCTGATCGAGGCGCAGGAAGATCCGGTGACGCCGCGCCGCCTCGAGATCCGCGTGCGCCAGGCCGATCTCGAGGATCTTCCCGAAGCGCCCGGCGTCTACCGGCTCGTCGGCCGCGAGGAAGAGCCGCTGCTGGTGGGGCGCGCGGCCAACCTTCGCGAACGGGTGCTGCAGTACTTCCTCGACATCGATCACATGAGCGATCGCCAGCTCGGCATGGTCGCCAAGACCTGGGAAGTTTCGTTCACGCGCTGCGGCTCCGCGCTCGAGGCCGCACTGCTCGAAGCTGCCGAAGTGCACCGCCTCGAGCCCGCGTACAATCGCGGTGATCGCCATCTTCCGCGCAGCTCGTTCGTCAAGGTCACGGTGCGCTCGCCGTTCGCGCGCGTGTTCGTCGCCGGCCGCGTCGCGAACGACGGAGCGTTGTACGTGGGCCCCCTTCGCGGGCGCGCGTTCGCCGACGATGCGGCCGAGCTGGTCGCTGCCGCGTTCCGCCTTCGCACCTGCCCGGGCCCGCTTCGTCCCGATCCTGCTTTCCAGCCGTGCCCGCTCGGACCCTCGGGCCGGTGCTCGAGCCCGTGCAACGCGAGCGTCGCGGTCGCGCAGTACAACGAGCAGATCCGCGCGCTCGACCGCTGCCTGCGAAGCCGCTTCGGGCCGCGCGAGCTGATGGCCGCTGCCGGCGTCGTTTCCGGCACTCCCGATTACGGCCGCTTCCAGGCAGCTGCGCGGCGCCTCGAAAGGCTCGCGCAGCGCTCGCACTGGCTCGTCAACGCCTTGCACTACCTCGCAGTCGCGCCCGGCGCCGACGGTGGGCTCTTCGTCGCGGCAGTGATCGCCGGGCGTTGTGTCGGAATGTGGAACGTCTCGAGCGAGGCTGCAGTCGATGTTCTCGTTGGCGACGTGCGGCGGTTCTGGGCGGGCCAGATGCCGGCGCGAGACGAATTGCCGGCGGCCGATGCGAGCACCATCCTCGCGGTCTGGCTGCAGGAGGCCGACCCGGGCGGATCCGAAACGCTCATTCCTCTCGAGGAAGGCGACGAAGCGAGCCTTGGCGCCGGCCGCGACCGCCTGCTCGCAAGACTTGATGACCCCGGCGCGGTCGCATCGACTTCCAGGCCCGCCCCCGTACCCTCGCGATAACGTTCGACGCTTCGATTCTTCGGCGCCGGCCTGCTCAAGAGGTCGAAATTACAGCGCTTCTCCGAGGACAGGCTGCTTGCCCGCGAAATGCTCGGCTGATATCCGCACGCGCCGGCCCTCGGTTACCCGCCCGATGAAGAAACCCCGCCTGATCCTTACTGCCGACGATTTCGGGCTGTGGCCCGAAGTGAACGACGCCGTCATCGCCGGCTACGACAGCGGCATCGTCAGCAGTGCGAGCATGCGCGTCTCGGCGACGGCATCGAACTCGGCCGCAGTGGCTGCGCGGCTGAGGCCGGGACTCTCGGTCGGGCTCCAGCTCGTGCTTTGCGACGGGCAGTCGACGCTGCCGAGGCGACACATCCGCGATCTCGTCGACGCCTCGGGACGCTTCGTCGAGCGTCCGCTGGAGGCCGTGTGGCACTATCGCCGCCGTGGTGGCCTTCGCGAGCAGCTCAAGGCGGAGATCCGCGCCCAGGTCGAGAAATTCCTGTCGACCGGCCTCTATCTCAGCTTCGTGTCGTCGCACCACAACCTGCACCTGCAGCCTTCGGTGCTGTCGGTGATCCGGGAGCTGGCCGAGGACTACCCGATCCACGCAATGAGGCGCTCGGTCTCTCGCCTGGTCGAATACGAGACGCGCTCCGGGTACGCCGGCTTCGAATCCAGGATCGAGATCATGCTGCTCGGCATGATGACGCGCTACGGGAGCCTGCGTGCTCGCCGCTTCGTCGGCGCCGACCGCGTCGACGTGCTGAGCGCCGGCCGCCCGGCAACCGAAGGA is from Candidatus Binatia bacterium and encodes:
- a CDS encoding CDP-alcohol phosphatidyltransferase family protein; translated protein: MLGRAASRNGGVRGSRPLLVLPHLISLLRPAIGIAVLTIFGDVTKSTAVPVLVAAACASDWLDGRIARRLGLETATGRILDNLCDFAFLLCMFAFFARVGLWSPPVWGRLVRQWAGANRLPAYALLTSFGIYFVRLMADLARGREPRRTSRGHAAGIANYGLVLAGAAQMLPGVDLGPWLLEAAMVVVAIMNFAAVGENILLLAD
- a CDS encoding exonuclease domain-containing protein, with product MRTTLHRLLAGRGGTATAAEMLDVVFDGRGRDSAFGRHFLAALLADDPRFQEDDGLWRLVEEHVLDAALASAPFVVVDLETTGHRPDDGGVTEIGAIRLEGLREVGRFETLVHPGRPIPSFVTKLTGISDAMVAGAPPLSDVIGRFADFADGAVLVAHNAAFDARLLDRACRKWLSRPLGLPAVCTVKLAQRLMPEQKRTSLEALSEHFGFASGTRHRAMADAERTVDLLARFVPMLQERGASRVQHLIEAQEDPVTPRRLEIRVRQADLEDLPEAPGVYRLVGREEEPLLVGRAANLRERVLQYFLDIDHMSDRQLGMVAKTWEVSFTRCGSALEAALLEAAEVHRLEPAYNRGDRHLPRSSFVKVTVRSPFARVFVAGRVANDGALYVGPLRGRAFADDAAELVAAAFRLRTCPGPLRPDPAFQPCPLGPSGRCSSPCNASVAVAQYNEQIRALDRCLRSRFGPRELMAAAGVVSGTPDYGRFQAAARRLERLAQRSHWLVNALHYLAVAPGADGGLFVAAVIAGRCVGMWNVSSEAAVDVLVGDVRRFWAGQMPARDELPAADASTILAVWLQEADPGGSETLIPLEEGDEASLGAGRDRLLARLDDPGAVASTSRPAPVPSR
- a CDS encoding ChbG/HpnK family deacetylase, translating into MKKPRLILTADDFGLWPEVNDAVIAGYDSGIVSSASMRVSATASNSAAVAARLRPGLSVGLQLVLCDGQSTLPRRHIRDLVDASGRFVERPLEAVWHYRRRGGLREQLKAEIRAQVEKFLSTGLYLSFVSSHHNLHLQPSVLSVIRELAEDYPIHAMRRSVSRLVEYETRSGYAGFESRIEIMLLGMMTRYGSLRARRFVGADRVDVLSAGRPATEGDVASRIASLRSGVTELVCRPGSLLPQFDGIAEAAVVTSRRVRDTITSSGIELISYRTLFEEI